The following proteins are co-located in the Ensifer sp. WSM1721 genome:
- a CDS encoding low specificity L-threonine aldolase has protein sequence MIFSSDNWAGAHPAIAESLVMHAEGYASAYGTSELDRKVEKRFSEIFEKDVAVFFVATGTAANSLALASANRAGGVVFCHREAHVNVDECGAPAFFSHGARLNPVDGARGKMEAAKLDAEIRQFPLENVHGGQPMAVTLTQATESGTVYSLGEIEAIASITKSHQLPLHMDGARFANALVSLGATPAEMTWKRGVDLLSFGGTKNGCWCAEALILFDLSRANEMHFLRKRSAQLFSKSRFIAAQFDAYLDGDLWLDLAHHANAMAQRLAEGVTASAESRLAWAPDANEVFVVLKRAVAARLQERGALFYDWPVPHDLKGSLAEDEALYRLVTSFATRAEDVDRFVAGC, from the coding sequence ATGATCTTTTCCTCCGACAATTGGGCCGGCGCCCATCCGGCGATTGCCGAAAGCCTGGTGATGCATGCGGAGGGCTATGCTTCCGCGTACGGGACGAGCGAGCTCGATCGGAAGGTGGAGAAGAGGTTTTCGGAGATATTCGAGAAGGACGTCGCCGTCTTCTTCGTCGCCACCGGCACGGCCGCCAACTCGCTTGCGCTTGCAAGCGCCAACCGGGCGGGCGGCGTCGTCTTCTGCCATCGCGAGGCGCATGTGAACGTCGACGAATGCGGCGCGCCGGCCTTCTTCTCCCACGGTGCAAGGCTCAACCCTGTGGACGGTGCCCGCGGCAAGATGGAGGCGGCGAAGCTCGACGCGGAGATCCGCCAGTTCCCGCTGGAAAACGTCCATGGCGGCCAGCCGATGGCGGTCACACTGACCCAGGCGACGGAGAGCGGCACCGTCTATTCGCTCGGAGAGATCGAAGCGATCGCCTCTATCACCAAATCGCATCAACTGCCGCTGCATATGGACGGCGCCCGCTTCGCCAATGCGCTCGTCAGCCTTGGCGCGACGCCGGCCGAAATGACCTGGAAACGCGGCGTCGACCTTCTGTCCTTCGGCGGAACGAAAAACGGCTGCTGGTGCGCCGAGGCATTGATCCTGTTCGACCTCTCCAGGGCGAACGAGATGCATTTCCTGCGCAAGCGTTCGGCGCAGCTCTTTTCCAAATCGCGCTTCATCGCCGCCCAGTTCGACGCCTATCTCGACGGCGACCTCTGGCTCGATCTCGCCCATCATGCGAATGCCATGGCGCAGCGCCTCGCCGAAGGCGTCACGGCTTCGGCGGAGAGCCGGCTCGCCTGGGCGCCCGATGCCAACGAGGTCTTCGTGGTGCTGAAACGGGCGGTCGCCGCACGACTGCAGGAACGAGGCGCGCTTTTCTATGATTGGCCGGTGCCGCACGATCTCAAGGGCAGCCTCGCCGAGGACGAAGCCCTCTACCGCCTTGTGACGAGCTTTGCCACGCGAGCCGAAGACGTCGACCGCTTCGTCGCCGGCTGCTGA
- a CDS encoding Hsp20 family protein: protein MRHFDFSPLYRSTVGFDRLFTMLDSLGQPEAQTYPPYNIERTGENAYRITMAVAGFDESELSVEARENTLTIKGEKSEEKGEEAQFLHRGIAKRAFERRFQLADHVEIKSASLKNGLLHVDLVREIPEAAKPRRIEISSVASQPKQIEAQSA, encoded by the coding sequence ATGCGTCACTTTGATTTTTCTCCCCTCTATCGCTCCACGGTCGGCTTCGATCGCCTGTTCACCATGCTTGACAGCCTTGGCCAGCCCGAAGCGCAGACCTATCCGCCCTACAACATCGAGCGCACCGGCGAGAACGCCTACCGCATCACCATGGCGGTTGCCGGCTTCGATGAAAGCGAGCTTTCCGTCGAAGCGCGCGAAAACACGCTGACGATCAAGGGCGAGAAGAGCGAAGAAAAGGGTGAGGAAGCCCAGTTTCTCCACCGTGGCATCGCCAAGCGCGCCTTCGAACGTCGCTTCCAGCTTGCCGACCATGTCGAGATCAAATCCGCTTCGCTGAAGAACGGCCTGCTCCATGTCGATCTCGTTCGCGAGATCCCGGAAGCAGCCAAGCCGCGCCGCATCGAAATCTCCTCGGTTGCCTCGCAGCCGAAGCAGATCGAGGCGCAGAGCGCTTAA
- a CDS encoding alpha/beta fold hydrolase gives MTTILHSTPDNPMPGNPVAGYFDGAGNRKIRYAVFKSKAANIRGTIVLLQGRNESIEKYFETIGELMEAGFWVATFDWRGQGGSERLLPQPGRGHVERFDDYERDLTAFLHEIVLPDTRLPFSIVAHSMGALVALSLAPFLASRIERMVLLAPFVGLSGQVVGERGAVTIATSMRRFGFGRLPLPADRRRYLPFENNVLTTDSRRYARNLALIDACPRLRIGPPTARWLSEAFRTIRRVMEREHLTRITVPTVILAPTADRLVPYLAIEYLASNFRAGHLIPIDGGRHELLHEADRYRAQAMAAILAFLPGADPDDDGPVLRQLEEA, from the coding sequence ATGACGACGATCCTTCATTCCACGCCCGACAACCCGATGCCGGGCAATCCCGTGGCGGGCTATTTCGATGGCGCCGGCAACCGCAAGATCCGCTACGCAGTGTTCAAGTCGAAGGCGGCCAACATTCGCGGCACGATCGTCCTGCTGCAGGGCCGCAACGAATCGATCGAGAAATACTTCGAGACGATCGGCGAACTGATGGAGGCGGGTTTCTGGGTCGCCACTTTCGACTGGCGCGGACAAGGCGGTTCCGAAAGGCTGCTGCCGCAGCCGGGCCGCGGCCATGTGGAGCGTTTCGACGATTATGAGCGCGATCTCACCGCTTTCCTTCATGAAATCGTCCTGCCCGACACGCGCCTGCCCTTCTCGATCGTCGCCCATTCCATGGGCGCCCTTGTCGCCCTGTCGCTCGCGCCTTTCCTCGCAAGCCGCATCGAGCGCATGGTGCTGCTCGCTCCCTTCGTGGGGTTGAGCGGCCAAGTTGTCGGCGAGCGCGGCGCCGTGACGATTGCGACATCGATGCGCCGCTTCGGTTTCGGAAGACTGCCCTTGCCCGCCGACAGGAGAAGGTATCTTCCCTTTGAGAACAACGTGCTGACGACGGACAGCCGCCGCTACGCGCGCAATCTGGCGCTGATCGACGCCTGCCCGCGCCTCAGGATCGGACCCCCGACAGCGCGATGGTTGAGCGAGGCCTTCCGGACGATCCGGCGCGTCATGGAGCGAGAGCACCTGACGAGGATCACGGTTCCGACGGTTATTCTCGCGCCGACGGCCGACCGCCTCGTGCCCTATCTCGCCATCGAATACCTGGCCAGCAACTTCCGGGCCGGCCACCTGATCCCGATCGACGGCGGGCGCCACGAACTCCTGCATGAGGCCGACCGTTATCGCGCCCAGGCAATGGCCGCGATTCTCGCTTTCCTGCCGGGCGCCGATCCCGACGACGACGGTCCCGTGCTTCGTCAGCTGGAAGAGGCTTAA